In a single window of the Paenibacillus sp. MMS20-IR301 genome:
- a CDS encoding Ig-like domain-containing protein, giving the protein MKKRLLAALMAGLLFMTIPVPAVTSSVSAEGTNPGMTLYVATNGSDSNSGTLNAPFQTLEKARDAIRTLKAGNGLPEGGVTVMLRGGRYERTASFELRQQDSGEAGKPVTYTAYPGESVTLSGSKHLAKSAFVPVTDSAILGRIISPEARTKVLVADLAALGITDYGQLSRHGYYLANDLSEVPPMELYVAGEGMTLARWPNESTVQMDEIIDPGPTRRDPNGEVHTRGGTFTYTYDRPQYWTEADDIWLDGIFGYSWEWSYNKIASIDTAAKTITLRYGEMSGLFKNWYPDFHFAQNLLEEIDMPGEYYIDRTARKLYFLPNASFAAAADPDIEVTMLKTPMINALNASYTDFSELVLENGRDSAAVFMGGSHMRILNSEIRNFTNSGVLINTQSRFYYNNFEGAPGTDHDIISTHIHHIGGTAVTLTGGNKTTLAPGNNAVENSHIHDFAYYHKAYNPGVLLSGVGNRMSHNELHDAPHPGVLIFGNDHTVDYNEIYDVCTTFSDLGAIYMNAGEQPHERGTVIKRNYFHNIGESKAGVEGVYPDNFTMGLTIDENIFYKMGNSAIKNNGGAHIQTRNNIFIDSKIPYDYADLYLGDEPDDQVPLNYMPKWQALFAANNNFTGTPYMAKYPELADFFTENRYYPDTNTFQGNVIYNPVVPRSVTTNVYGAYDKFGLVQYADNLVSTADPGFTNLAGGDLSLRPDAAVFNAIPDFPDIPFADIGINGKAGTTAGPDSYPVEDVVVYDQAVTVDRWKTVKLRTAVLPWNADHPELTFSSADPAVASVDSSGVVTGGTVVGSTVITVASAENPLLTAEVSVTVEAGDGVMDFTNFESGANGWSQDAYRSIEKIGANRWYKVLNGASSLSAKSFSEYELSFRLKTPAVMGDNVNLYVFDRQAGSGSSRIGYKTRADGSSAWLLYNSAWTVLKEVKLPEHDLLPDTEYNVKMLVKGGDISLYLDGEFRLKGNDPGHNAAGKVGFYVNNISHMLFDDIQFKAPTTELAGIIPAEREVRLAAGEQQQLHLSFDPSDTPDTGVTWQSANPAVATVDPAGVVSAVYEGSTVITAVSVANPLITADISVTVSNIMHETTFENGGNGWPVDPNRSISADPDGNRRYKLLNGATALLERSFTSYQLEFKLKTPSVMPDNGILYLFDRQDSSGSTRIGYRTRADGTSAWILYNTAWQKLTESVLPGHDLQPDTEYTVKLTAKDGDISVYIDGTLRLSGSDPGHRPSGKVGFYTSGFDYMLFDDIVFSVLP; this is encoded by the coding sequence TGAAAAAAAGGTTGCTTGCAGCGCTTATGGCTGGTCTGCTCTTCATGACGATTCCCGTTCCGGCTGTTACGTCTTCTGTGTCAGCGGAGGGAACAAACCCTGGAATGACATTGTATGTGGCTACAAATGGAAGCGATTCCAATAGCGGGACGCTGAATGCCCCCTTTCAGACGCTGGAAAAAGCGCGTGACGCCATCCGCACCCTGAAAGCGGGGAACGGGCTGCCGGAGGGCGGTGTTACCGTTATGCTGCGCGGAGGCCGGTATGAACGGACCGCCAGCTTCGAGCTGCGCCAGCAGGATTCAGGTGAAGCGGGCAAGCCGGTCACTTATACGGCTTATCCGGGGGAGTCCGTAACCTTATCTGGCTCTAAGCACCTGGCCAAGTCAGCGTTCGTCCCGGTCACGGATTCCGCTATACTCGGCCGTATTATCAGCCCGGAGGCGAGAACCAAGGTGCTGGTTGCCGATCTGGCCGCGCTCGGGATTACCGATTACGGCCAGCTCAGCCGCCACGGCTATTATCTGGCCAATGATCTGAGCGAGGTGCCGCCGATGGAGCTGTACGTGGCCGGGGAAGGGATGACGCTGGCCCGCTGGCCTAACGAATCCACTGTCCAGATGGATGAGATTATAGATCCCGGTCCGACGCGGCGTGATCCGAACGGGGAGGTCCATACGCGCGGCGGCACCTTCACCTATACGTATGACCGGCCCCAGTACTGGACCGAGGCGGATGATATCTGGCTGGACGGGATTTTCGGCTACAGCTGGGAATGGTCGTACAATAAAATCGCCTCCATCGATACAGCCGCCAAAACAATCACCCTCCGTTACGGGGAGATGAGCGGGCTGTTCAAGAACTGGTATCCGGATTTCCATTTTGCGCAAAATCTGCTTGAAGAGATCGACATGCCCGGCGAGTATTACATCGACCGCACCGCACGCAAGCTGTACTTCCTGCCCAATGCCTCCTTCGCGGCTGCAGCAGACCCTGATATTGAAGTCACGATGCTCAAAACACCGATGATCAACGCGCTTAACGCCTCTTATACCGATTTCTCGGAGCTGGTGCTGGAGAACGGCCGTGATTCAGCTGCGGTATTCATGGGCGGCAGCCATATGCGTATCCTGAACAGCGAAATCCGCAATTTCACCAACAGCGGTGTGCTGATCAATACGCAGAGCAGATTCTATTACAACAACTTTGAAGGCGCACCGGGAACAGATCATGACATTATCAGCACTCACATCCACCATATCGGCGGTACGGCCGTTACATTGACGGGCGGTAACAAGACAACGCTCGCGCCGGGAAATAACGCCGTGGAGAACTCGCATATTCATGATTTTGCCTACTACCATAAGGCCTATAATCCGGGAGTGCTGCTGTCCGGGGTCGGCAACCGGATGTCGCATAACGAGCTGCATGATGCGCCTCATCCCGGCGTGCTGATCTTCGGCAATGACCATACCGTGGACTACAACGAAATCTATGATGTATGCACCACCTTCTCCGACCTCGGTGCAATCTACATGAATGCGGGCGAGCAGCCTCATGAGCGGGGCACCGTCATTAAGCGGAACTACTTCCATAACATCGGGGAGAGCAAGGCGGGGGTAGAGGGCGTTTATCCTGACAATTTCACGATGGGGCTGACGATTGACGAGAATATTTTCTACAAAATGGGCAATTCGGCTATTAAAAACAACGGCGGCGCGCATATCCAGACGCGGAACAATATTTTTATCGACAGCAAAATTCCGTACGATTATGCCGACCTGTACCTCGGCGATGAGCCGGATGACCAGGTACCGCTGAATTACATGCCGAAGTGGCAGGCGCTGTTCGCAGCGAACAACAATTTCACGGGTACGCCTTATATGGCGAAGTATCCTGAGCTGGCGGACTTCTTCACGGAGAACCGTTATTATCCCGACACCAACACCTTCCAGGGGAATGTCATTTATAATCCGGTGGTCCCGCGCAGTGTGACAACCAATGTGTACGGGGCGTATGACAAATTCGGACTGGTGCAATACGCAGATAACCTGGTAAGCACAGCAGACCCGGGCTTCACCAATCTGGCCGGAGGGGACCTGTCCCTGCGTCCGGATGCCGCGGTATTTAATGCTATTCCGGACTTCCCGGACATTCCGTTTGCCGACATCGGCATCAATGGCAAGGCGGGGACAACGGCAGGACCGGACAGCTATCCGGTAGAGGACGTTGTGGTGTATGACCAGGCCGTTACCGTAGACCGCTGGAAAACAGTCAAGCTGCGCACGGCTGTCCTGCCGTGGAATGCGGATCATCCTGAGCTGACCTTCTCCTCGGCCGATCCTGCGGTCGCATCCGTGGACAGTTCCGGTGTCGTTACCGGAGGGACGGTTGTCGGCAGCACGGTGATTACAGTCGCTTCGGCGGAGAACCCGCTGCTTACGGCAGAGGTGAGCGTGACCGTGGAAGCGGGCGACGGCGTAATGGATTTCACCAATTTCGAATCGGGGGCGAACGGCTGGAGTCAGGATGCCTACCGCAGCATTGAGAAAATCGGCGCAAACCGCTGGTACAAGGTGCTGAACGGGGCTTCCTCGCTCAGTGCCAAAAGCTTCTCCGAATATGAGCTGAGCTTCCGGCTCAAGACGCCGGCGGTGATGGGCGACAATGTGAACCTGTATGTGTTCGACCGGCAGGCCGGCAGCGGCTCCAGCCGGATCGGTTATAAGACACGGGCAGACGGCAGCTCGGCCTGGCTGCTCTACAATTCAGCCTGGACGGTGCTGAAGGAAGTGAAGCTGCCGGAGCATGACCTGCTGCCGGATACGGAATATAACGTCAAAATGCTAGTAAAAGGCGGAGACATCAGCCTCTACCTGGACGGGGAATTCCGGCTGAAGGGCAATGATCCGGGGCACAATGCCGCGGGGAAAGTCGGCTTCTATGTCAATAACATCAGCCACATGCTGTTCGATGACATTCAGTTCAAGGCCCCGACCACGGAGCTGGCCGGAATCATTCCGGCGGAGAGAGAGGTGCGGCTCGCCGCCGGGGAACAGCAGCAGCTGCATCTGTCCTTCGATCCTTCGGATACGCCTGACACTGGAGTTACCTGGCAGTCGGCCAATCCGGCAGTAGCCACTGTAGACCCGGCTGGAGTCGTCAGCGCTGTGTATGAAGGAAGTACGGTGATTACAGCTGTGTCGGTGGCAAATCCGCTCATTACAGCTGATATTTCCGTAACTGTCTCCAATATTATGCATGAGACGACCTTTGAGAACGGCGGCAACGGCTGGCCGGTGGACCCTAACCGCAGCATCTCAGCCGACCCTGACGGGAACCGGCGCTACAAGCTGCTGAACGGGGCTACGGCGCTGCTCGAGCGCAGCTTTACGTCCTACCAGCTGGAATTCAAGCTGAAGACACCGTCCGTGATGCCGGATAACGGGATTCTCTATCTCTTTGACCGCCAGGACAGCTCCGGCTCGACCCGGATCGGTTACCGGACCCGGGCAGACGGCACCTCGGCCTGGATTCTGTACAACACCGCCTGGCAGAAGCTGACCGAGTCCGTCCTGCCGGGACATGATCTGCAGCCGGATACCGAATATACGGTGAAGCTGACGGCCAAGGACGGCGATATCAGCGTTTACATTGACGGTACATTAAGGCTGTCCGGCAGCGATCCGGGCCATCGGCCGTCGGGTAAGGTCGGTTTCTACACCAGCGGTTTTGACTATATGCTGTTCGACGACATTGTGTTCTCGGTGTTGCCTTGA
- a CDS encoding glycoside hydrolase family 2 TIM barrel-domain containing protein, producing MRNLLCLNGEWDFMPLYGQPQCRSLPDTIVYEDCKVLVPSSWRRTYPQPDGRTFGKIPEYDYAPFDLYGYPEEWDAAESGVLHRSFRVPESMAGQRIVLRLDGIMQKAVIYLDGQEAGVWEDGYLPLRLDITSLVEQGREHQLHVVCSSFDTVLLPNGTSKITGLMGSWYGRISRGIWQDVYLEGYPVLALEDVTFHTSVREGRLEVQALAAGTIAAEADRGPLKVRLSIREKGVLRRGEDDAEGPDVRETDENTVELKELRGLEIRGVPGAAAGSVLSAESPAEPAEAAAAGKLRLCENTREGAVYSASFHLDWDSARLWSPDQPFLYTAVLELLEGQTVIDRYTEDFGFREFWSEGPQFMLNGIPVNLRGDSWHFQGGLQMTDNYIRNWYRICRSVGINSIRLHAEPYPADYLRIADEEGMLIVDETAIYGSGKSMLADHPAYVENCRQHVRRLVRRDKNHPSIILWSLQNEMRWVDGRDGFKLHMPGLMAEIRSLDPTRLIIADGDNRLLAKEHTEVESRHYNIDGALSQWDRSVPLTFGEHGGWWYICPQNSSMYTGLEVYRGTDESTAGLAQKERLFVEYARRQGVSGISTFNFAHYFMRAMPEREIVLPPSDPAVPGVKPKCIPAYSLTINNGMLPEEYQLYTPNPAFAIMAAAFKPATIIAAEYNSWFYDDQPVARSFDVYNDTYSPQDVRVEVVIRQGGKSVHEQTLQFVQQPAEHKVIELEWKPLPAGDGEQAELTALLFHGGQQLHELRLEYRMVSASLLEQPVNLGGQAAYYGADRDYAYIRRLVPDCKRVVSAEAAGLASGSLLIVGSYAEDADGMLETQLQAFAARGGRVLLLEQSSLSLGRLPLSRRPFLRAHAGSYKHPVLEGFDDSSLMFWHAELREEGPLPIIRAAFEKPVTGDFTLLLECSTGDFGDGGDLWSPLLEYRSGAGLLLANQLELMAHLEQVPQACLLLRNLLAHAGGTAGAGQPLPGAPLARPGGPPPRWSAPAVRPQPSWRGCGCGTRRWSCQRRYRARLVQRRALTCRTSA from the coding sequence ATGCGTAATTTATTATGCCTGAACGGCGAATGGGATTTCATGCCGCTGTACGGTCAGCCGCAATGCCGCAGCCTGCCGGACACTATTGTGTACGAGGATTGCAAGGTGCTCGTACCCTCCAGCTGGAGGCGGACCTATCCGCAGCCGGACGGCAGAACCTTCGGGAAAATCCCGGAATATGATTATGCGCCGTTTGACCTGTACGGTTACCCGGAGGAGTGGGACGCCGCTGAGTCAGGAGTGCTGCACCGCAGCTTCCGGGTTCCGGAGAGCATGGCGGGACAGCGGATCGTGCTGCGGCTGGACGGGATTATGCAGAAAGCAGTCATCTATCTGGACGGCCAGGAAGCAGGTGTCTGGGAAGACGGCTATCTTCCGCTCAGGCTTGATATCACTTCCTTAGTGGAGCAGGGGCGGGAGCATCAGCTGCATGTAGTATGCAGCAGCTTCGACACGGTCCTCCTGCCGAATGGAACGTCCAAGATTACCGGACTGATGGGCTCCTGGTATGGCAGAATCAGCCGGGGCATCTGGCAGGATGTGTATCTGGAAGGCTATCCTGTGCTTGCGCTGGAGGATGTAACCTTCCATACCTCTGTGAGGGAAGGGCGGTTAGAGGTTCAGGCGCTTGCAGCCGGGACAATAGCTGCCGAAGCTGACCGGGGTCCATTAAAGGTAAGGCTGAGTATACGGGAGAAGGGCGTGCTGCGGCGGGGTGAAGACGATGCGGAAGGGCCGGATGTGCGGGAAACAGATGAGAATACCGTGGAGCTGAAAGAGCTGCGGGGGCTAGAAATCAGGGGAGTACCGGGAGCTGCTGCCGGGTCTGTCCTGTCTGCGGAAAGTCCGGCTGAGCCGGCCGAAGCTGCGGCTGCCGGGAAGCTCAGGCTGTGCGAGAACACGCGGGAAGGAGCCGTATACAGCGCCTCCTTCCACTTGGATTGGGACAGCGCCAGACTGTGGAGTCCGGATCAGCCGTTTCTCTACACTGCGGTGCTGGAGCTGCTGGAGGGCCAAACGGTTATTGACCGGTATACCGAAGATTTCGGCTTCCGCGAATTCTGGAGCGAAGGCCCGCAGTTTATGCTGAACGGCATTCCGGTCAATCTGCGCGGCGACTCCTGGCATTTCCAGGGCGGGCTGCAGATGACAGATAATTATATCCGCAACTGGTACCGCATCTGCCGGAGCGTTGGCATCAACAGCATCCGGCTGCATGCCGAGCCTTATCCGGCTGATTATCTGCGGATTGCCGATGAGGAAGGGATGCTGATTGTTGATGAGACGGCGATTTACGGCTCGGGCAAATCGATGCTGGCTGATCATCCGGCCTACGTAGAGAACTGCCGGCAGCATGTGCGGCGGCTGGTCCGGCGTGACAAGAATCATCCGTCCATTATCCTCTGGAGCCTGCAGAATGAAATGCGCTGGGTGGACGGGCGGGACGGCTTCAAGCTGCACATGCCCGGCCTGATGGCGGAGATTCGCAGCCTTGACCCGACCCGGCTGATCATCGCCGATGGAGACAACCGGCTGCTGGCCAAGGAGCATACGGAGGTGGAGAGCCGTCACTATAATATCGACGGAGCCCTCAGCCAGTGGGACCGGTCGGTACCGCTGACCTTCGGGGAGCACGGCGGCTGGTGGTATATCTGCCCGCAGAACAGCAGCATGTACACCGGCCTTGAGGTCTACCGGGGTACGGATGAGAGCACAGCAGGGCTGGCCCAGAAGGAGCGGCTGTTTGTCGAGTATGCCAGACGGCAAGGCGTATCCGGCATTTCGACCTTTAACTTCGCCCATTATTTCATGCGGGCGATGCCGGAGCGTGAGATTGTCCTGCCGCCATCAGACCCGGCTGTTCCGGGCGTGAAGCCTAAGTGCATTCCGGCCTACTCACTGACGATTAACAACGGCATGCTGCCGGAGGAGTATCAGCTGTACACCCCTAACCCGGCCTTTGCCATTATGGCTGCAGCCTTCAAGCCGGCAACGATCATTGCCGCTGAATACAACAGCTGGTTCTATGATGACCAGCCGGTGGCCCGCAGCTTTGATGTCTATAACGATACGTATTCGCCCCAGGATGTCCGGGTTGAGGTCGTGATCCGCCAGGGCGGCAAGAGTGTCCATGAGCAGACCCTACAGTTCGTTCAGCAGCCTGCTGAACATAAGGTGATTGAACTGGAGTGGAAGCCTCTCCCGGCTGGTGACGGGGAGCAGGCAGAGCTGACAGCACTGCTGTTCCATGGCGGACAGCAGCTGCATGAGCTGCGTCTGGAATACAGAATGGTATCCGCAAGTCTGCTGGAGCAGCCGGTGAACCTCGGGGGGCAGGCAGCCTATTACGGAGCCGACCGTGATTATGCCTACATCCGCAGGCTTGTTCCGGACTGTAAGCGGGTGGTCTCCGCCGAGGCGGCCGGACTTGCCTCCGGTTCGCTGCTGATTGTCGGCAGCTATGCGGAGGATGCGGACGGCATGCTTGAGACGCAGCTGCAGGCCTTCGCCGCGCGCGGCGGCCGGGTGCTGCTGCTGGAGCAGAGCAGCTTGTCGCTAGGCCGGCTGCCGCTCTCGCGCCGGCCGTTCCTCCGCGCCCATGCCGGCAGCTACAAGCATCCGGTGCTGGAGGGCTTCGACGACAGCAGCCTCATGTTCTGGCACGCGGAGCTGCGGGAAGAAGGGCCGCTGCCGATTATCCGCGCGGCCTTCGAGAAGCCGGTGACCGGCGATTTCACCCTGCTGCTGGAATGCAGCACGGGCGATTTCGGCGACGGCGGCGATCTGTGGTCGCCGCTCCTTGAATACCGCAGCGGAGCGGGCCTGCTCCTGGCCAATCAGCTGGAGCTGATGGCCCATCTGGAGCAGGTCCCGCAGGCCTGCCTGCTGCTGCGGAACCTGCTGGCCCACGCCGGTGGCACCGCCGGCGCAGGCCAGCCCCTGCCCGGGGCGCCGCTGGCCCGCCCCGGGGGCCCGCCGCCGCGCTGGTCCGCGCCGGCGGTGAGGCCGCAGCCCTCCTGGCGGGGCTGCGGCTGCGGTACACGGCGCTGGAGCTGCCAGCGCCGATACCGGGCGCGCCTGGTGCAGCGGCGCGCCCTAACCTGCAGGACTTCGGCCTGA